One stretch of Mus pahari chromosome 15, PAHARI_EIJ_v1.1, whole genome shotgun sequence DNA includes these proteins:
- the Adnp2 gene encoding activity-dependent neuroprotector homeobox protein 2 encodes MFQIPVQNLDNIRKVRKRVKGILVDIGLDSCKELLKDLKGFDPGEKYFYNTSWGDVSLWEPSGKKVRYRTKPYCCSLCRYSTKVLTSLKNHLHRYHEDEADQELMIPCPNCPFASQPRVVGKHFRMFHAPARKVQSYTVNILGETKTSRSDVISFTCLKCNFSNTLYYSMKKHVLVAHFNYLINSYFGLRTEETGEQPKASDPVSVDKTLPFDKYYCKKCSAIASSQDALMYHILTSDAHRDLENKLRSVISEHIKRTGFLKQMHIAPKPVTHLALPPNSSAPSIAAPPPCFQLALPQNSQSPGTVQSVTVTPGTSGSLTHSPPTTAQSHVALVSSSLPVCPSSLTLQQSAPPPVFLSHSVALNQPVNTSVLPLTQPVGPVNKSVGTSILPVNQAMCSVNQAVRPGVLPLTKPMGPMNRPVGPMNRPVGPGVLPVGPSVNSGVLQATSPGVISVGRAVPSGVLPAGQVTPAGVTPGQAATSGVLPAGQVVQSSTLPVGQTAPSRVLTPGQTVPLRVLPAGQAVPPGLLSSNQTVPSGVVPVNQGVNSGVLQLSQPVTPGVLPVGPPVRPGVLQLSPSVSTSILPVSQPVRAGTSQNTTFLTSGSILRQLIPTGKQVNGIPTYTLAPVSVTLPVPSGGGLAAVGPPPQVPVQFLPSGSGTQMGSSLPSLPSPQVLVSPAPSVFVQATPPVADANQALKQAKQWKTCPVCNELFPSNVYQVHMEVAHKQSEAQLCQVCNELFPANVYQVHMEVAHKQSESKPSEKLEPEKLAACAPFLKWMREKTVRCLSCKCLVSQEELMHHLLMHGLGCLFCPCTFHDVRGLVEHSRTKHLGKKRLSMDYSNRGFQLDLDADGNLLFPHLDFITILPREKLGEREVYLAILAGIHSKSLVPVYVKVRPQPEVAPKIPNKQKLTCPFCFGTFMTADAYELHLKERHHVMPTVHTMLRSPAFKCIHCCGVYTGNMTLGAIAVHLLRCRSAPKDSSSDLQVQPGFIESSELLMVNGEVIPESTFPVKRKLPEGQLGLEDQRDGEEPQLTLGTDASSGSEKGLSAVPLKRLKSEVRTEGPGPSDDSLQTLALDPSKYEGRSYEEKKQFLRDYFHKRPYPSRKEVELLSSLLWVWKIDVASFFGKRRYICMKAIKTHKPSVLLGFDMSELKNVKHRLSFGECESQNL; translated from the exons ATGTTTCAAATTCCTGTGCAGAATCTTGACAACATCAGGAAGGTGCGGAAGAGGGTGAAAGGCATCCTTGTGGATATTGGCCTTGACAGCTGCAAGGAGCTGCTGAAG GATCTTAAAGGCTTTGATCCAGGAGAGAAGTACTTTTATAATACATCATGGGGAGATGTTTCTCTTTGGGAACCTTCTGGAAAGAAAGtg AGATACCGAACAAAGCCGTACTGCTGTAGTCTCTGTAGGTATTCGACCAAGGTGCTAACGTCCCTCAAAAATCACCTGCATCGGTATCATGAAGATGAGGCTGACCAGGAGCTGATGATCCCCTGCCCCAACTGCCCGTTCGCCTCCCAGCCCAGGGTGGTGGGCAAGCACTTCAGAATGTTCCATGCGCCTGCACGCAAagtccagagctacacagtgaacaTTCTGGGTGAGACGAAGACATCAAGGAGTGACGTGATAAGCTTCACATGTTTAAAGTGTAACTTCTCCAACACTTTGTACTACAGCATGAAGAAGCATGTGCTGGTGGCCcattttaattacttaattaactCCTACTTTGGTTTGCGAACTGAGGAAACAGGAGAGCAACCAAAAGCAAGCGATCCAGTTTCTGTAGATAAAACCCTGCCATTTGACAAGTACTACTGTAAAAAATGCAGCGCCATCGCCAGTAGTCAGGACGCCCTGATGTATCACATTTTGACATCAGATGCACATAGGGACTTGGAGAATAAGCTGAGGTCTGTGATTTCAGAACACATCAAGAGGACTGGGTTTCTGAAGCAAATGCATATTGCTCCTAAACCAGTGACCCACTTGGCTTTACCGCCCAACAGCAGTGCTCCGAGCATTGCAGCCCCTCCACCCTGCTTCCAGCTTGCTTTGCCACAGAACAGTCAAAGCCCTGGCACTGTGCAGTCAGTGACTGTGACCCCAGGCACTTCTGGGAGCCTTACACACTCCCCACCTACCACTGCCCAGTCTCATGTAGCTTTGGTCTCCAGCTCTTTGCCAGTGTGCCCGAGTAGCCTCACCCTGCAGCAGTCAGCTCCCCcgcctgtctttctctctcacagtgTTGCACTTAATCAGCCTGTGAATACTTCTGTGCTGCCCCTGACTCAGCCAGTTGGGCCTGTGAATAAGTCTGTTGGAACAAGCATCCTTCCTGTGAACCAAGCCATGTGCTCCGTGAACCAGGCTGTCCGCCCTGGGGTTTTACCCCTCACTAAGCCCATGGGGCCCATGAACAGACCTGTGGGGCCCATGAACAGACCTGTGGGGCCTGGTGTCTTGCCTGTGGGGCCCTCTGTTAACTCGGGGGTTCTCCAGGCTACATCTCCTGGGGTGATTTCTGTAGGTCGAGCAGTTCCATCAGGAGTCCTTCCTGCAGGTCAGGTGACCCCTGCTGGTGTGACCCCTGGTCAGGCAGCCACTTCTGGAGTCTTACCCGCTGGCCAGGTGGTTCAGTCATCAACTCTTCCTGTTGGCCAGACAGCTCCTTCTCGAGTTCTCACTCCTGGCCAGACAGTGCCCTTGAGGGTTCTCCCTGCGGGCCAGGCGGTGCCACCTGGGCTGCTTTCCTCAAACCAGACTGTCCCCTCGGGAGTTGTCCCTGTGAATCAGGGTGTGAACTCTGGAGTTCTTCAGCTCAGTCAGCCAGTAACACCAGGAGTGCTTCCTGTGGGCCCCCCAGTGAGACCTGGTGTACTGCAGCTCAGTCCGTCTGTCAGCACCAGCATCCTGCCTGTGAGCCAGCCAGTGAGAGCTGGAACTTCACAAAACACTACTTTCCTTACATCGGGCTCTATTCTCAGACAGCTCATTCCCACTGGGAAGCAGGTGAATGGAATACCCACCTATACGCTGGCCCCGGTGTCTGTCACTCTTCCGGTGCCCTCTGGTGGAGGCCTTGCAGCTGTTGGACCGCCACCCCAGGTGCCAGTGCAGTTCTTGCCCTCAGGCTCGGGCACACAGATGGGCAGCTCCTTGCCCAGCCTGCCCTCTCCACAGGTGTTGGTGAGCCCTGCCCCTAGTGTGTTTGTGCAGGCTACCCCGCCGGTGGCAGATGCAAATCAGGCACTCAAACAGGCCAAGCAGTGGAAAACATGCCCGGTTTGCAATGAGCTCTTCCCTTCCAATGTCTACCAGGTTCACATGGAAGTGGCTCACAAGCAGAGCGAGGCTCAGCTCTGCCAGGTTTGCAATGAGCTCTTCCCTGCCAATGTCTACCAGGTTCACATGGAGGTGGCTCACAAGCAGAGCGAGTCCAAGCCTAGTGAGAAACTGGAGCCTGAGAAGCTTGCTGCATGTGCCCCATTTCTGAAGTGGATGAGAGAGAAGACGGTGCGCTGCCTCTCTTGTAAGTGCCTGGTCTCTCAGGAGGAGCTGATGCACCATTTGCTCATGCATGGCCTGGGGTGCCTGTTTTGTCCGTGCACTTTTCATGATGTCCGGGGCCTTGTGGAacacagcaggactaagcacctgGGCAAGAAGAGACTGTCTATGGATTACAGTAACAGGGGCTTCCAACTGGACCTGGATGCCGATGGGAACCTGCTCTTCCCTCATCTCGATTTTATCACCATACTGCCACGAGAGAAACTTGGAGAGCGAGAAGTGTACCTGGCTATCCTTGCTGGAATACACTCCAAGTCGCTGGTACCAGTGTATGTTAAGGTGAGGCCTCAGCCTGAGGTTGCACCAAAGATACCTAACAAACAGAAGCTGACCTGCCCATTTTGTTTTGGCACATTTATGACCGCTGATGCCTATGAGCTACATTTGAAGGAGAGGCACCATGTCATGCCCACAGTCCATACAATGCTCAGGTCTCCAGCCTTTAAGTGCATCCACTGTTGTGGGGTCTACACTGGAAACATGACCTTAGGAGCCATCGCTGTCCATTTGCTCCGTTGTAGAAGTGCTCCCAAGGACAGCAGCTCAGACCTGCAAGTCCAGCCTGGTTTTATTGAGAGCAGTGAACTGCTGATGGTCAATGGGGAAGTGATCCCTGAGTCCACCTTTCCTGTAAAGAGAAAGCTGCCTGAAGGCCAGTTAGGGCTGGAAGAccagagggatggggaggagccCCAGCTCACCCTGGGTACTGATGCCAGCTCGGGTTCAGAGAAAGGTCTGAGTGCTGTGCCTCTGAAGAGACTGAAGAGTGAAGTCAGGACAGAGGGGCCGGGGCCCAGTGACGACTCACTGCAGACGCTAGCCTTGGACCCCAGCAAGTACGAGGGGCGTTCCTATGAGGAGAAGAAACAGTTCCTTAGAGATTATTTTCACAAGAGACCATATCCTAGTAGAAAAGAAGTGGAACTGCTGTCTTCACTCTTGTGGGTGTGGAAAATTGACGTGGCTTCATTCTTTGGGAAGAGAAGGTATATTTGCATGAAAGCAATAAAAACTCACAAGCCCTCTGTACTTCTAGGTTTTGATATGTCTGAACTTAAAAATGTCAAACACAGACTGAGCTTTGGTGAGTGTGAATCACAAAACCTGTAG